Genomic segment of Calditrichota bacterium:
GACGCGGTTCTTGTCAACCAAACGAGCGGGATCGAGGCTTATCATCGTTCTTTGAACTTAAAATGTCTTTGCTGCAGCACCTAACTCACCACCTTGATGTTGAAATTTGGATTCCCCTTGGCAAGCATTACCTGGACCCAAAAGAGAACGTAGGCTTCCATACCGCGGGCTGCAATGAGGCTGCCAAGGTCGATGATCGACTTCCAGCCGAACCAGTTTTGGAGATGATTCGATACTTGAGCCTTGGCATCTGAGTCGTTGCCGCATATAAAGAGGTCGTGGTCGCCGGGGATATGGCCTGGTTCGACCATCACACCTGCGGTGATAGTGTTGAGTGCCTTAACGACCTTGACATATGGAAAGGCCTCCTGAATTGCCTCGGCCAGCGAGTGATCGCCCTTATGCAGTAGCGATGGCGGCATCCCCTGTGAGAAGTCCAAAGGGTTGGATACGTCGATGAGCAACTTGGCGCCGAGTGCTTCCGCACTGACCAAGTGCAGCGAATCGAGGACTCCGGCACCGTGAATACAGTTGAAGATGACCTCGCCGAGGGATGCCGCATCCCTGAACGACCCGGCGATGCCTTTGGGGCCGACGGACGATGCCCACTCTACGGCCTTTGGGTTCGAGGTTGACCGCGCTCCGAGGACGACCTTATGGCCACGTTCGACCAGTTTGGTGGCGATCGCGATGCCGACCATCCCGGTTCCAAGGACTCCAATAGTCATAGTTCCTGCCTAAATAGACTGCCATCCTTATCCCACCTCTGCCAAGGCTTGCGCTGTCAGAGGCTGTTTGCAAGGCAATACGAGTAGCAATGCCGACCATTAGAGGGATAGGGCCGTGTTGTCGTACATCGTTGCGAAAGTCCAGTTCCGGGTATTGGAGGTGACTAAAAGAGCGCAGGCTTCGGGATGCGGTTCCCGAAGCCTGCTTGAATCAGCCCTCTGACCTTGTCTTAGTCTCACCCACCCCGCTCGTAGTCGTTGGCTTCGTCGCGGTTCAACTGATACCAATACTGCAAGGTATCGGTGTTTGCCTCGATCCTACGCGTCCAGGGGGTGTTGGCGGTGCGGGTCTGGCCACGGAATGTATAGGTGCCCTTGAAGTAGTAGGACTTCCCAACCTCAAGCCCGCTCACTGCAATCCGCCCCTGCTGCACCGCGCCGATGGAACGCCAGCGAGAGGTGTCGGCGGCGTCGGCGATCTGGGCATAGAGGCCCGAGGGCTGGATATCAGATGGCTTCCGGCCTTCCGGCATCTTGCCATAGACATGAACGGTGATCGTTTTCACTTCAGGGAATGGCCAGGAATCGCTGATGGTCAGGATGTTGCGGAATTCGTTGAATCTGCCGTGAACGTTCGCTGTTTCCCCGGGCAATGGGAAAGCATAATCATCCTCGTCCTGACCCCGAAGGCAAACAGGAAAAGATACCTCCTCTGCGAATTGTGCCCCTGCTAAACGATACATCAATGCATCCGTAGTGTCGGAATAGTTGTTTGGGCTT
This window contains:
- a CDS encoding NADP oxidoreductase — translated: MTIGVLGTGMVGIAIATKLVERGHKVVLGARSTSNPKAVEWASSVGPKGIAGSFRDAASLGEVIFNCIHGAGVLDSLHLVSAEALGAKLLIDVSNPLDFSQGMPPSLLHKGDHSLAEAIQEAFPYVKVVKALNTITAGVMVEPGHIPGDHDLFICGNDSDAKAQVSNHLQNWFGWKSIIDLGSLIAARGMEAYVLFWVQVMLAKGNPNFNIKVVS